Genomic DNA from Novipirellula galeiformis:
CGTGACATTGGGCACAACTAATGCGAATCCCCATGAAGACCTGCGTCGTCGAACTTGCCAACGCCATCGGATCTGCATCATCCCCAAGGATAAATCCAACCTCGGGAGTGCGTCCTGATTTCCCATTGGTCGCGATCAGTCGCCGGGCCATTTCGTCATAGGGCATATCCGATTGGATCGCATTATGAACAAACGCCAAAAGTGCGGTGCCTCCTTCTGCGTTGCTGCGAATGCGAAGTAGATCGGCGAAGAATGCGGTCCAGCGATTCGCAAAACCTTGGTCCTGCATGTAACGTTCGATCAACTTCGCTCGTCGTTCGGACTCAGGCCATTTCAAATACTCGGCAATTTCTTTGCCCGTGGGAATGCGGCCGGTCAAGTCGAGACTCAGCCGGCGGGCAAAACCAAGGTCGTCGACGAGTGCAATGGGGTTTTGCTCGACCCCTTTTTCGGCATTCTCTCGTTGCAACGTCGCGTCGAGCTCGGCCGCCAACGCGAAGGGAGAGGCAGCGAATGGCAGACAGCATCCCAGCAGCAGCAGCGCGAGCCAAAACAGACTCGACGTTTGAGCGATTTTCCGCATTCGAAGTGGCTCCGTGAGGATCGTGGCCTTAAGGCGGGGTGGAGCGGGGGCGTTTCTCCACCTTACGAGGAACCGCTGATCTTAAACGAAGTACCCAATTGGATGAGAAAAGAGATGTATATTTTGCCGAAATCGGTCTGCCGCCTACGCTAGGCTTCGTCCGTTCGGGCAATCGACCGTTCTTTTGCATCACGCTCCAGCTAGTGGAGACAGCTGATTTAGTACGGCATCACCGCTCCTAAGTTAGCCATTTGGGCTAACGCTGTGAAAGATTTTGAGACGGTAAATTACGGCATTTGCGTTCGGTAGCTACGCTTGCCAGAGCGTGGAACGTTGGCACGCAAATGCGAATCACCACCTTCTGGCGAAGCTAGCTACGAGAAAATGCTTCACCGCGTTGGCCAAAACGACTAACGAAATCAGCAGTCTCCTGTGTGATCGCGTCGTGTCGCTTTGGCATTGCAAAGCCGCCCCTTAATTTGCGTATTGCAAACGGGGGTCATCCAAGCCCAATCGCTTCATCTTCTTGTAAAGCGTCGTGCGATTGATGTCCAATGCGTCGGCGGTCGCGGCTCGATTCCAGCGATGCGAACGGAGCGATTGAAGGATGATTTCTCGCTCGGGGGCTTCGAGCGCTTCACGCAATGTTTTGCCGTCGAGTTGCCCGATCACATGGTTGATGCGGCTTGTGGGACTGGTCGCAGGGCTGGCAAATGCTACGTCGCCGGTTCGCCCGGTGACTTCGGGGGGCAGATCGTCGACCGTCAACAAAGAACCTCGACCCAGCAATACCGCTCGTTCGACGATGTTCTCGAGTTGTCGGACGTTCCCCGGCCAGCTGTAGTTTTGCAGCGCCGCGATCGCCTCGCGGTCAAAGCCTTCGATCTCTCGGCTGCATGACTCTGCCGCTTCGGTGAGGAAATGGTCCACTAGCAATGTGACGTCGCCGGGACGTTCCCGTAGCGGCGGTAACACGATGTTGACGACATTAATCCGGTAGTACAAATCTTGGCGGAAGGAGCCGCTCGTGACTGCGCCGGTGAGATCTTCGTTGGTTGCCAAGATCACGCGGGTGTCGACCGAGTGTGTTTCGTTGCCACCGAGAGGTTCGAATTTGAATTCTTGTAAAACTCGCAACAGCTTGACTTGCATCGCCGGCGTTGCCGTCGCGATTTCGTCCAAGAAAAGCGTTCCGCCGTGAGCCATGTCGAACTTGCCGGGCTTGTCATGGTTGGCCCCAGTGAACGCTCCAGAAACATGGCCGAATAATTCGCTTTCGAGTAGCGTGTCGGGGAGCGCCCCGCAAGCGACCTCGACGAACGGACCGTTTCGACGTGAGCTGCGAGCGTGGATGGCTCGCGCAATCATACTCTTGCCGGTGCCGTTTTCGCCAGTGATTAAGACGGAGGCACGCGCGTCCGCGACGCTGTCGATGACATCAAAGACTTTGAGCATGCGGTAGTCGTGACTGAGGATATTTTCCATCCCCCTGCGGCGATCCAACTGCAAACGCAGCGTTTCGTTTTCATGGGCAATCTTTCGCTGCTCGACAGCACGCTCAATCGCCAACGTCAATTCGTCGTCGATCAACGGTTTGGTCAATAGATCAAACGCGCCCGCGCGAACCGCTTGGACGGCAGTGTCGGGAGTCGCATAGCCGGTGATCACCAGCACCGATGTCTCAGGATGTTGTTGTTTGGTGTACCCGATCAAATCAAAGCCGTCTTCGTCGCCCAGGCGAAGGTCGGTGATGACCAAGTCGAACTTTTGTTTCTTCAACGCCGCTTTCGCAGACCCAAGTGTCCAAGCGGTCTCGACATCATGAGACATTTCACGCAACCACTGAGCCATGGAGTCGGCCAAGTGTTGATCGTCGTCGACCAGAAGGATCGATGCTGGTGCGCTCATGAGTATTTCGTAGATCGAAAGGCGTTTGATGGGGGAACGATATGGTGGTGCCTGAGGGTACTAACGTAGGGGGGACACAAGGTTTGCGAAAATTCACCCCGGTTCCGAACACCAGAGATATCTAGGTCGCCATTGGGAACTAGTCAAATGATTCAAGCGTCTTACTGTAAACAGAATGCCCCTTTGCTGGGCGGGTTGGTCGCCTCCTGATTTACTGCAAGTGCTTTGTTAACAATACTTTAGGTGTTAATGTGGGCTAGCACTGGTTTTGCAAACAGTGAACAATCGTCAACACTACATGGTTTACAGCAGGTTCACGATTTATTGCCCGTTTTGGAAACGCGAATGTCCCAAAAATTACTGGTTGTCGACGATCACGAGGCGGTGCGCTGTGGTTTGGAGTACCTGTTTAACGGGGAATCCACGAGTTTCGACGTGAGCACCAGCATTTCAGTGGACGCCTTTGAACTGCTTTCTCAACAGTCATTTGCGGCGGTGATTATCGATATCCGAATGCCCGAGATGGACGGGCTCGAACTGCTTGAGAAAATTCGTCAATCCGAATCGGATGTGCCGGTTGTCGTGCTTAGTGGCTACGATAACCCGACCTATATCGCCCGCGCGGCGGCCTTGGGCGCTAATGATTACGTTTTAAAGAATACCGAGCGTCAGGGGGTGATTGACGCGGTGTTACGCGCCATCCACTCTCAGGGGGCCGTTCCGGAAGGACGGTTTCACCAGATTCGTGAAAAGATGCTCAATCAAGTCGATCTGACACAGTTCGCTTGTGATTGGCCGCTGACCAACCGCGAGTCCCAGGTGCTGCTGCACATCGCGTTGGGGCTCAGCAATAAAGAGATTGCCAAGTCGTTGATGATCAGTGTCGAGACCGTGAAGGAGCACGTTCAAAACATTTTGCGAAAACTTGGTGCCAACGATCGAACCGACGCTGCTGTGAAAGCGGTTCGAGTCGGGTTCATCGACTAACGCGGAAACGGGAACCGGTTTTCCTGCTCGCCATCGCCGCTATTAACGGCACAGCGGTCCCGGCGCTTGAACGCTCGCTGACAACGCCGCGCGGTCTCACTATTTGATCGCGACGATGTAACAGATCCAGCTTGGATCGCTCGAGGCGTTTTCAGAGCGTTCCCAGCTCGATTCCTCGCTGTCATCTTCGATTTCCCAATAGACGTGATTTTCGCTGAAGCCGGCTTCGACGAGCATCTCACGGACTTCGGGGATCGTCCAGAATCGCCAATGGTACTCGAACGCTCGCTTGAGCTTGCTGCCATCCTTGAACTTAAAGCTGATGTAAAAGCTCGCGTCCGCGTTGATGGGATTAAACGAAGCTTGTTTCCATTCGTAGCGAAATCCTTTGCGGCCTTTCTTGATGACACGTTTGTCGACTTGTCCTTCCGTGTAGCAATCGCCGCCGCCCATCATGTCCATCACCATCACTCCCTCGCTCTTCAAGTTCGCGCGTGCGGTTTTGAAGTAGGCGATGACTTCGGCCCGCGTCTTGAATAGCCAGAAGGAAAAGTTTTGCGCCGCGAGCACGTCGACTTGGGGGCGGTTGCGTTTCCGCACATCTTGCTCGATCAACTTCACGCGGCTTTGCTCCGCTGGGTCGAGTGACGCAAGATTATGTTCGCGTCCCCAGGCAAGTGTTTCGCTACAGAGGTCTACCCCGACCGCGGTTCGCTTGGGATCGGATTGAACCCAGTGGCAACAGACCGCAAACGTGCCGCAAAAGTCTTCACGCAGTGTGTAGGGCTTCTTGCCATAGGCGTCGCGATAAGCGTGTTCGAAGAACTCGACTTCGTGCTCAGGGGTTTGCACTGATTTTTGGTAGCAGTCGAACTTGTCCGCGGTTTCGGCCAAGGTGGGCTTGGCGTTTGTTGCAGACGACTTTTTGGGGGCCGCGTTATTCGTTTTCGATTT
This window encodes:
- a CDS encoding sigma-54-dependent transcriptional regulator, which translates into the protein MSAPASILLVDDDQHLADSMAQWLREMSHDVETAWTLGSAKAALKKQKFDLVITDLRLGDEDGFDLIGYTKQQHPETSVLVITGYATPDTAVQAVRAGAFDLLTKPLIDDELTLAIERAVEQRKIAHENETLRLQLDRRRGMENILSHDYRMLKVFDVIDSVADARASVLITGENGTGKSMIARAIHARSSRRNGPFVEVACGALPDTLLESELFGHVSGAFTGANHDKPGKFDMAHGGTLFLDEIATATPAMQVKLLRVLQEFKFEPLGGNETHSVDTRVILATNEDLTGAVTSGSFRQDLYYRINVVNIVLPPLRERPGDVTLLVDHFLTEAAESCSREIEGFDREAIAALQNYSWPGNVRQLENIVERAVLLGRGSLLTVDDLPPEVTGRTGDVAFASPATSPTSRINHVIGQLDGKTLREALEAPEREIILQSLRSHRWNRAATADALDINRTTLYKKMKRLGLDDPRLQYAN
- a CDS encoding response regulator transcription factor, yielding MSQKLLVVDDHEAVRCGLEYLFNGESTSFDVSTSISVDAFELLSQQSFAAVIIDIRMPEMDGLELLEKIRQSESDVPVVVLSGYDNPTYIARAAALGANDYVLKNTERQGVIDAVLRAIHSQGAVPEGRFHQIREKMLNQVDLTQFACDWPLTNRESQVLLHIALGLSNKEIAKSLMISVETVKEHVQNILRKLGANDRTDAAVKAVRVGFID
- a CDS encoding class I SAM-dependent methyltransferase, with protein sequence MGKSKTNNAAPKKSSATNAKPTLAETADKFDCYQKSVQTPEHEVEFFEHAYRDAYGKKPYTLREDFCGTFAVCCHWVQSDPKRTAVGVDLCSETLAWGREHNLASLDPAEQSRVKLIEQDVRKRNRPQVDVLAAQNFSFWLFKTRAEVIAYFKTARANLKSEGVMVMDMMGGGDCYTEGQVDKRVIKKGRKGFRYEWKQASFNPINADASFYISFKFKDGSKLKRAFEYHWRFWTIPEVREMLVEAGFSENHVYWEIEDDSEESSWERSENASSDPSWICYIVAIK